A genomic stretch from Shewanella woodyi ATCC 51908 includes:
- a CDS encoding OmpP1/FadL family transporter produces the protein MKYFNKTILAVAVTLASSQAIAAGFQLNSQSATGLGRAFAGDAVIADNASVLSRNPAAMALFDEKSLSVGAAYADLDVNISDVSTPLGNYGSAEGVAESKLIPNFYYIQPINDKWAFGVAGFSNFGTGTDLTSLANSNPTMDNGTVVPAPAPVDLLGNTEIVTMNFNASLSYRFNEHFSVGAGVDIIYGEGNLSREGNLPFDDNGSMVPVSLVDVEADGIAFGGILGAVYEFNADHRLGMSYRFSPEFKATGDVNMTQPGVGTIAFDEINIPMPDIFQVAGFHQLTEKFALHYTAQLTTWGDFHEITVTDGQLANGTAAGDAVLKQYAWEDSWLFSVGGTYTINENWKVRAGYMHDQGVVGDVSSLSIPDSDRNWYTAGVSYNLSTQSTIDMGIAFVRGEDVHVTENSSVIASIPGLNGDVTAYTRSDAIYYSVQYSYQF, from the coding sequence ATGAAGTATTTTAACAAGACAATACTAGCTGTAGCGGTAACACTTGCCAGTTCACAAGCAATAGCAGCAGGTTTTCAACTTAACAGTCAATCAGCAACAGGCCTTGGCCGAGCTTTTGCCGGCGATGCAGTGATTGCTGATAATGCGTCAGTACTATCGCGTAATCCAGCAGCAATGGCTCTGTTTGATGAAAAATCATTATCGGTTGGCGCGGCGTATGCCGACTTAGACGTCAATATCTCTGACGTGTCAACGCCACTAGGAAATTACGGTAGTGCAGAAGGCGTAGCTGAAAGCAAACTTATCCCTAACTTCTACTACATCCAACCTATTAACGATAAATGGGCATTTGGTGTCGCAGGCTTTAGTAATTTTGGTACTGGTACCGACTTAACTAGCCTTGCTAATAGCAACCCAACAATGGACAACGGCACGGTTGTCCCAGCACCAGCACCGGTTGATCTATTGGGTAACACTGAAATCGTGACCATGAATTTCAACGCAAGTTTATCTTACCGCTTCAATGAACATTTCAGCGTTGGTGCTGGTGTAGATATCATTTATGGTGAGGGTAACTTAAGCCGTGAGGGTAACCTTCCATTCGACGATAACGGCAGCATGGTGCCAGTTTCTTTAGTCGATGTCGAAGCTGATGGTATTGCATTTGGTGGTATTCTTGGTGCCGTTTACGAGTTTAACGCCGACCACCGTTTAGGCATGAGCTACCGTTTCAGCCCAGAGTTTAAAGCGACTGGCGATGTAAACATGACACAACCAGGTGTTGGTACCATCGCATTCGATGAGATCAACATTCCGATGCCAGATATCTTCCAAGTTGCTGGCTTTCATCAACTAACTGAAAAGTTCGCATTACACTATACAGCCCAGCTTACCACATGGGGTGATTTCCATGAGATCACAGTCACAGATGGTCAGCTAGCAAACGGCACCGCTGCCGGTGATGCAGTACTTAAGCAGTACGCTTGGGAAGATTCTTGGTTATTCAGTGTTGGCGGTACATACACAATCAACGAAAACTGGAAAGTGCGTGCAGGTTACATGCATGATCAAGGCGTTGTTGGTGATGTAAGCTCATTATCTATCCCTGATTCAGACCGAAACTGGTACACAGCAGGTGTTAGTTATAACCTAAGCACACAATCGACTATCGATATGGGTATCGCCTTTGTCCGCGGTGAAGATGTTCATGTTACCGAAAATAGTTCAGTTATCGCATCAATCCCTGGTTTAAATGGTGATGTGACAGCTTATACTCGCTCTGATGCTATCTACTACTCAGTGCAGTACAGCTACCAGTTCTAA
- a CDS encoding VOC family protein, with product MAKVIGLGGILFKSSNPKALAHWYQKHLQLPVESWGGAAFYLDKLSQYARSGYSVWSPMESDSEYLSPSQSSFMINLVVDDLTGALAQVQAGGCEVLEISEPSEFGRFGWFIDPDGNKVELWQPNISP from the coding sequence ATGGCCAAAGTCATAGGGCTCGGAGGGATACTCTTTAAAAGCAGTAACCCCAAAGCATTAGCTCATTGGTATCAGAAACACTTGCAACTCCCAGTCGAGTCTTGGGGAGGAGCCGCCTTCTACCTTGACAAGCTCTCTCAATATGCCAGAAGTGGTTACAGCGTGTGGTCTCCTATGGAGAGCGACAGCGAATACCTTAGCCCTTCACAATCCTCCTTTATGATAAATCTGGTTGTCGATGATCTCACGGGGGCGTTAGCTCAGGTTCAAGCCGGAGGCTGTGAGGTACTCGAAATATCTGAGCCATCAGAGTTTGGTCGTTTCGGCTGGTTTATCGATCCAGACGGCAATAAAGTCGAATTATGGCAACCTAATATCTCCCCTTAA
- a CDS encoding SIMPL domain-containing protein gives MLKNNTLAAFILGGLMSIGLVLSAQGIGNSLIKMKSMERTVTVKGLAEKEVKANIAIWPIRFTEVDNDLNALYASVQDKTDKVVGFLTAQGFTSDEISTSLPSIEDRQAQGYVDPNVKYRYAAKVTISLYTKRVDLLLSSQKSMLDLTKEGIAISNQDYNSRTEFLFTELNKVKPEMVQSATQNAREVATKFASDSDSRLGKIKQASQGQFSISDRDSNTPYIKRVRIVSTLTYYLDD, from the coding sequence ATGTTGAAAAATAACACCTTAGCGGCCTTTATTCTTGGTGGTTTAATGAGTATTGGACTAGTGCTCTCAGCCCAAGGGATAGGTAACAGCTTAATAAAAATGAAATCCATGGAGCGGACTGTCACCGTTAAGGGGCTGGCAGAGAAAGAGGTTAAAGCCAATATCGCCATCTGGCCAATACGTTTTACCGAGGTCGATAATGATCTCAATGCTTTATATGCTTCAGTACAGGATAAGACAGATAAAGTCGTCGGCTTCCTGACTGCTCAAGGGTTTACCTCTGATGAGATCTCAACCTCACTGCCCTCTATTGAGGACAGACAAGCTCAAGGTTATGTAGACCCCAATGTAAAGTACCGATATGCCGCGAAAGTGACTATCTCTTTATATACTAAGCGAGTTGATCTGCTCCTCAGTAGTCAAAAGAGCATGCTTGATCTTACCAAGGAGGGGATTGCCATCTCCAATCAGGACTATAACAGCCGCACCGAGTTTCTTTTTACAGAGCTCAACAAGGTCAAACCTGAGATGGTTCAATCAGCAACACAAAATGCAAGAGAAGTGGCCACTAAATTTGCCAGTGACTCAGACTCCAGGCTGGGAAAAATCAAACAAGCCAGTCAAGGACAGTTTAGTATCTCAGATAGAGACAGTAATACTCCCTACATTAAACGAGTCCGTATTGTCTCTACACTGACCTATTACTTAGACGATTAG
- a CDS encoding rhodanese-like domain-containing protein, with translation MNIINKGFKVSSYFIVTLLLLLSISQSSLAADKNPQTAWSKIDAGALVVDVRTAQEFASGHLDNAINIPFEAIAEGLNKLNIDKEREIVLYCRSGRRSGIANDTLIEKGYTNTYNGGGYKMLSNHKKQ, from the coding sequence ATGAATATAATCAATAAAGGATTTAAAGTATCAAGTTATTTTATTGTCACGCTATTACTCTTGCTATCAATCAGTCAAAGCTCATTAGCAGCAGACAAAAATCCCCAAACAGCTTGGAGTAAAATAGATGCAGGCGCCTTGGTTGTAGATGTGCGCACAGCCCAAGAGTTTGCAAGTGGGCACTTAGATAACGCCATCAATATCCCGTTCGAAGCAATTGCCGAAGGGCTTAATAAACTCAATATTGATAAAGAGAGAGAGATAGTACTTTATTGCAGAAGTGGACGTCGTAGTGGCATAGCCAACGATACCTTGATCGAAAAAGGATATACCAACACCTATAATGGTGGTGGTTATAAGATGTTAAGCAACCACAAAAAACAATAA
- a CDS encoding S8 family serine peptidase codes for MTSTKPKTVALSLSALAMAISASVSAAPAFTPGVQSLNSGIEQASPLPKRYIVKFRNSNAAASFQSQSNEMNEALYEPRSNEVFSHHRAMNSVSAKEMKRIGRSNSYTAKLNSKGIQSLRLRPDVEYVEEDVPRRLLSETTPWGQTYVGATSLSDSQAGNRTICIIDSGYDRDHSDLSGNNVTGTNNSGTGNWYDPGNNNAHGTHVAGTIAAIANNSGVVGVMPNQNANIHVIKVFNESGWGYSSSLVSAIDTCVNNGANVVTMSLGGSSSSTTERNALNAHESNGVLLIAAAGNDGDNTHSYPASYDAVMSVAAVDSNKDHAAFSQYTNQVEISGPGEAILSTVTAGEGRLADITVGGQSYFDQGVVPHNRYVKSGTNHVPTPVIGNVTAELAECTVSGTTFNCGNMSNRICLVERIGNQGATYPEIDAVKACNSAGASGVIVYSNTDLPGLQNPFLVDTNNEAALVSVSVDRATGQALQGQIGSTVTVANTDNEDYEYYNGTSMATPHVSGVATLVWSHHTQCSAAQIRAALHATAEDLDAAGRDDKTGYGLVDAVAAKAYLDESCDGPTDPGTGPGDNVLVNGTAKTSLAGAKDAELHYSIDVPAGATDLSFTMSGGTGDADLYVQYGAAPTTGSYDCRPWKSGNSESCPISNVQTGTYYVMVQGYSAFSGVSLVANYTESNGGGNPGGGAASYTNNTTYAIPDNRSAGISSAISATRTGDSGSVSVAVDISHTYIGDLQVELHSPSGQVAILHDNTGGSANDINKTYTVDMSGVESAGQWTLKAVDSARRDTGTINSWTLSFQ; via the coding sequence ATGACAAGTACCAAACCAAAGACTGTGGCGCTAAGCTTATCAGCATTAGCGATGGCAATCTCTGCCAGTGTATCTGCTGCTCCCGCCTTTACCCCTGGAGTCCAGTCACTCAATTCAGGTATCGAGCAAGCATCGCCACTGCCTAAGCGTTATATCGTAAAATTTAGAAATTCAAATGCAGCAGCTAGCTTTCAATCTCAATCAAACGAGATGAATGAAGCGCTTTATGAGCCAAGATCGAACGAGGTTTTCTCTCACCACAGAGCCATGAACAGTGTTTCAGCAAAAGAGATGAAGCGTATTGGTCGCAGTAACAGTTACACAGCGAAACTTAACTCCAAAGGTATTCAATCACTTAGATTGCGCCCTGACGTAGAATACGTTGAGGAAGATGTACCAAGAAGATTATTGAGCGAAACCACACCTTGGGGACAAACCTATGTTGGTGCCACTAGCTTAAGTGACTCACAAGCAGGTAATCGTACCATCTGTATTATTGACTCTGGCTATGACCGTGACCACAGTGACCTCAGTGGTAACAATGTCACAGGTACCAATAACTCAGGGACTGGCAACTGGTATGATCCAGGTAACAACAATGCTCACGGTACTCACGTAGCAGGAACCATCGCCGCGATTGCAAACAATAGTGGTGTTGTTGGCGTTATGCCAAACCAAAATGCCAATATTCACGTGATCAAGGTATTTAATGAATCAGGATGGGGATACTCATCATCACTGGTTTCTGCCATTGATACCTGTGTCAACAACGGTGCTAATGTCGTTACCATGAGTCTTGGTGGCTCTTCATCAAGCACGACTGAGCGTAACGCACTTAATGCCCACGAAAGTAACGGCGTACTGCTTATTGCAGCAGCGGGTAATGATGGTGATAACACCCATAGCTACCCAGCATCCTATGATGCTGTTATGTCTGTCGCTGCGGTTGACAGCAACAAAGATCATGCAGCTTTTTCTCAATACACAAATCAGGTTGAAATCTCTGGTCCTGGTGAAGCTATCCTCTCAACTGTCACTGCTGGCGAAGGACGCCTAGCTGATATCACAGTTGGAGGACAGTCTTACTTTGATCAAGGGGTTGTTCCACATAACCGTTATGTGAAATCAGGTACCAACCATGTACCAACACCCGTTATAGGTAACGTTACTGCTGAACTCGCTGAGTGTACTGTATCAGGCACAACATTTAATTGTGGCAATATGAGCAACAGAATTTGTCTAGTTGAACGTATTGGTAACCAAGGCGCTACATACCCTGAAATTGATGCAGTAAAAGCGTGTAACAGTGCTGGCGCAAGTGGTGTCATTGTTTACAGTAATACTGACTTACCCGGTCTACAAAATCCATTCCTTGTTGATACTAACAATGAAGCAGCTCTAGTCTCCGTCTCTGTTGACCGTGCTACTGGTCAGGCTCTTCAAGGCCAAATAGGCTCCACAGTTACAGTGGCAAATACAGACAATGAAGATTACGAGTACTATAACGGTACATCTATGGCGACACCCCATGTTTCAGGTGTAGCAACACTAGTTTGGAGTCACCACACTCAATGTAGTGCAGCGCAAATTCGTGCAGCACTTCATGCTACAGCCGAAGATCTAGATGCAGCAGGCCGTGATGATAAGACAGGTTACGGTCTTGTCGATGCTGTCGCAGCAAAAGCTTATCTTGATGAGTCATGTGACGGTCCAACAGATCCAGGCACAGGACCAGGAGACAATGTACTGGTTAACGGCACAGCTAAAACTAGCCTTGCAGGCGCTAAAGATGCTGAGCTTCACTACTCAATTGACGTACCAGCAGGTGCAACTGACCTAAGCTTTACCATGAGCGGTGGCACAGGTGATGCCGATCTTTATGTGCAGTATGGCGCAGCACCAACAACTGGCAGCTATGACTGTCGTCCATGGAAAAGTGGTAATAGCGAATCTTGCCCCATTAGCAATGTTCAAACCGGTACTTACTATGTCATGGTTCAAGGTTACAGCGCATTTAGTGGTGTCAGCTTAGTAGCTAACTATACAGAGTCTAACGGTGGTGGAAATCCTGGTGGCGGTGCAGCAAGCTACACCAACAATACCACCTATGCGATCCCTGATAACAGATCAGCTGGTATCAGCAGTGCAATCTCTGCAACGCGCACAGGTGATTCAGGTTCTGTATCGGTTGCGGTTGATATTTCACATACCTATATTGGTGATTTGCAAGTAGAACTACACAGCCCTAGCGGTCAAGTAGCGATACTTCATGACAACACTGGCGGCAGTGCTAACGACATCAACAAAACTTACACTGTTGATATGTCAGGTGTAGAGTCTGCAGGCCAATGGACACTTAAAGCGGTAGATAGCGCAAGACGTGATACCGGTACAATCAACTCTTGGACACTGTCTTTTCAGTAA
- a CDS encoding VF530 family protein has protein sequence MTQANNPLHGIKLEALLTDLVEHYGWEGLADRIDVRCFKNDPSMKSSLRFLRKTLWAREKVEYLYLKMNKLPLPAKKPREDGYQSSDKALRKAANKRAENTTDSDKKADGQVNADIWGS, from the coding sequence ATGACACAAGCAAACAACCCTCTTCACGGCATTAAACTAGAAGCACTACTCACAGATCTGGTCGAACATTATGGTTGGGAAGGGCTCGCAGATAGAATTGACGTTCGTTGCTTTAAGAATGATCCCAGCATGAAATCTAGCCTTCGATTTCTACGTAAGACGCTATGGGCCAGAGAAAAAGTTGAATACCTCTATTTAAAGATGAATAAGCTGCCACTTCCAGCGAAAAAACCAAGGGAAGATGGCTACCAATCCAGTGATAAAGCACTCCGTAAAGCGGCAAATAAACGAGCAGAGAATACCACCGACAGTGATAAAAAGGCTGACGGGCAAGTGAATGCCGATATTTGGGGAAGTTAA
- a CDS encoding aldolase/citrate lyase/malate synthase family protein has translation MNTSTMRSTQNEQQMNDLISAEVVSMDAYAASKSEDTVAKAKGFLDTAFPLATGSHKDVSSYVVYYQNLLMFFKDGTHSGLRDPRQFVALNGHKSEPSAILLQDKGTHVALTFDRCGTTGSQDLADIDDIQLEGHKYWISILNIDEEGRTPKTEQDQLFTAKDGSDYLLK, from the coding sequence ATGAATACATCAACTATGAGAAGTACTCAAAACGAACAACAGATGAATGACCTTATCAGTGCTGAAGTCGTGTCTATGGATGCCTATGCTGCATCAAAAAGTGAAGACACAGTAGCTAAGGCTAAAGGGTTTCTTGATACTGCATTTCCATTGGCAACGGGTTCACATAAAGATGTCAGTAGCTATGTTGTTTATTACCAAAACCTTTTGATGTTCTTTAAAGATGGTACTCACAGCGGTTTACGTGACCCACGTCAATTTGTTGCCCTTAATGGACATAAGAGTGAGCCATCAGCGATTTTACTGCAGGATAAGGGAACTCATGTGGCGCTAACATTTGACCGTTGCGGTACAACGGGTTCACAAGATTTAGCTGACATCGATGATATCCAACTTGAAGGTCACAAGTACTGGATTAGCATACTCAATATTGATGAGGAGGGCAGGACTCCAAAGACAGAACAAGATCAGCTGTTTACAGCTAAAGATGGTAGTGACTACCTGTTAAAATAA
- a CDS encoding DUF3612 domain-containing protein yields MSKSQSLLRKSHFLGTKIRNLRKRNHLTMEDLSARCMRVDPESAPSISYLSMIERGKRVPSAAMMAVIAAVFQKEVDWFLDDVPEVQAITPEKGRRGGISGMALEPSFLFSQDILQIAIPEMLSQTGITGRQFAHLLIRAHQEHHQNHFPDLERAAEEIGMKRMPLAVEDLMDIAKGMGLSIKWIDQAPQDVMDEMGVTSMQLITSFFEPPSTIYVNKRLKNVPIRLKYDLAVHIGHCALHNKDGLKSVLTTGRSQISASEELGTPASSTVNAQDILHAWRDFESSFFAGALLCPKVPFRQLLDRHGYEIDVHKRLGISASVAMRRMTVVSPYPHWHYFDAYAPGKLKAVYRGNGIPLPWGNMRQVQDPCQHWAVFRMINEPTQGTSAQISILNVADEPRIYCCESIKVEDLAGNNHVLCAGIDLNPAIEAQGGDASAIASDLKQACVDKGGSVMIPSAIRSDLMSVAKILNINWIERGIENEARLICSRGAACPRQPSCYASGRAECDAVTN; encoded by the coding sequence ATGAGCAAATCTCAGAGCCTACTGCGCAAATCACATTTTCTTGGTACCAAGATACGTAATCTAAGAAAACGTAATCATCTCACCATGGAAGATCTGTCGGCTCGCTGCATGAGAGTCGATCCGGAATCAGCTCCCTCTATCTCCTACCTCTCCATGATAGAGCGAGGAAAACGGGTTCCCAGTGCTGCCATGATGGCCGTTATCGCGGCGGTATTTCAAAAGGAGGTAGACTGGTTTTTAGATGATGTGCCAGAGGTGCAAGCCATCACTCCTGAAAAAGGACGTCGTGGTGGCATAAGCGGCATGGCACTAGAGCCTAGCTTTCTCTTTTCTCAGGATATACTGCAGATAGCCATCCCAGAGATGTTGTCACAAACAGGTATTACTGGCAGACAGTTTGCCCATTTACTTATTCGTGCTCACCAGGAGCACCATCAAAATCACTTCCCTGATCTTGAACGTGCAGCAGAAGAGATAGGCATGAAACGTATGCCACTAGCGGTTGAAGATCTTATGGATATCGCCAAAGGAATGGGCTTAAGCATTAAGTGGATTGATCAGGCGCCCCAAGATGTGATGGATGAGATGGGGGTCACCTCAATGCAGTTGATCACCTCCTTCTTCGAGCCGCCATCAACCATCTATGTCAATAAGCGCCTTAAGAATGTGCCTATCAGGCTGAAATACGATCTAGCCGTGCATATTGGACACTGTGCACTGCACAACAAAGATGGCTTAAAGTCAGTATTAACCACTGGAAGAAGCCAGATAAGCGCCTCCGAAGAGCTGGGAACCCCAGCCTCTTCAACGGTCAATGCCCAAGATATTCTCCATGCTTGGCGTGATTTCGAATCCAGTTTTTTTGCCGGTGCCCTGCTCTGCCCTAAAGTGCCATTCAGGCAACTTCTCGACCGCCATGGTTATGAGATTGATGTTCATAAACGCTTAGGGATCTCAGCTTCAGTGGCCATGCGACGCATGACAGTTGTCTCTCCTTACCCGCACTGGCACTACTTTGATGCTTATGCTCCCGGTAAACTAAAAGCTGTATATCGCGGTAATGGTATCCCTCTTCCTTGGGGAAATATGAGGCAAGTACAAGATCCCTGTCAGCACTGGGCTGTATTTAGAATGATCAATGAGCCCACCCAAGGCACATCGGCGCAGATCTCCATTCTCAACGTGGCAGATGAGCCAAGAATTTACTGCTGTGAATCGATAAAAGTCGAAGATCTAGCTGGCAACAATCATGTGCTCTGCGCCGGTATCGATCTGAACCCAGCCATCGAAGCACAAGGTGGAGATGCATCCGCCATCGCCTCAGATCTGAAACAAGCCTGCGTTGATAAAGGTGGCTCTGTGATGATCCCAAGTGCCATTAGAAGCGATCTGATGAGCGTTGCTAAAATATTAAATATCAACTGGATAGAGCGAGGTATAGAGAACGAAGCCAGATTAATTTGCTCAAGAGGTGCCGCCTGTCCACGTCAGCCAAGTTGCTATGCATCCGGAAGAGCTGAGTGTGATGCCGTTACCAACTAA